One Keratinibaculum paraultunense genomic window carries:
- the gcvPB gene encoding aminomethyl-transferring glycine dehydrogenase subunit GcvPB — translation MKKYNKLIFELSKPGRTAYRLPENDVEEVALEELIPEEFLNKDELNLPEVSEVDIVRHYTNLSNKNFGVDTGFYPLGSCTMKYNPKINEDIAKLDGFVNIHPLQPEETVQGALRLMYEIDQALCEISGMDKMTLHPAAGAHGELTGLTLIKAYHENRGDTKRTKIIVPDSAHGTNPASSVMAGFDTVEIKSTEEGIVDIESLKAVLNDEIAGLMLTNPNTLGLFERHIKEIADLVHEAGGLVYYDGANANAILGKARPGDMGFDVVHFNIHKTFSTPHGGGGPGSGPVGVKKALLEFLPVPTVEKDGDRYYLNYDIPKSVGKIRDFYGHFNVLVKGYAYILAMGKDGLKKASEMAVLNANYLAHKLKEHYNLQKDTIFKHEFVLAGLKDAPEGVTTLDVAKRLLDYGYHPPTIYFPLIVEEALMTEPTETETKETLDEFAEALIKIAEEAKENPEILKEAPHDTPVRRVDETRAARNPILKYEG, via the coding sequence ATGAAAAAATATAATAAATTAATATTTGAATTATCAAAACCAGGAAGAACTGCCTATAGGCTACCAGAAAATGATGTCGAAGAAGTAGCCCTTGAGGAGTTAATTCCTGAAGAATTTTTAAATAAAGATGAGTTAAACCTTCCAGAAGTAAGTGAAGTAGATATAGTAAGACATTATACCAATCTTTCCAATAAAAATTTTGGTGTAGATACAGGATTTTATCCATTAGGTTCTTGTACTATGAAATATAATCCAAAAATTAATGAAGATATAGCAAAATTAGATGGATTTGTAAACATACATCCGCTACAACCAGAAGAGACTGTACAAGGTGCTCTTAGATTGATGTATGAAATTGATCAAGCACTATGTGAAATATCTGGAATGGATAAGATGACTTTACATCCAGCAGCTGGAGCTCATGGTGAACTTACAGGTTTAACTTTGATAAAAGCTTATCATGAGAATAGAGGAGATACTAAAAGAACTAAGATAATAGTTCCAGATTCAGCCCATGGGACAAATCCAGCATCATCAGTAATGGCAGGATTTGATACAGTGGAGATTAAATCTACAGAAGAAGGTATAGTGGATATAGAAAGTTTAAAGGCTGTATTAAATGATGAAATTGCTGGTTTAATGCTTACAAATCCAAACACATTAGGATTATTTGAAAGACATATTAAAGAAATAGCAGATTTAGTGCATGAAGCAGGAGGATTGGTTTATTATGATGGTGCTAATGCCAATGCTATACTAGGCAAAGCACGACCAGGAGATATGGGATTTGATGTAGTACACTTTAATATTCACAAGACCTTTTCTACACCTCACGGCGGAGGAGGACCAGGTTCAGGTCCTGTTGGAGTGAAGAAAGCTTTATTGGAATTTTTACCAGTTCCAACTGTTGAAAAAGATGGAGATAGATACTACTTAAACTATGATATTCCTAAATCTGTAGGTAAGATTAGGGATTTTTATGGACATTTCAATGTTTTAGTTAAAGGTTATGCTTATATATTGGCTATGGGAAAAGATGGATTGAAGAAAGCTAGCGAGATGGCAGTATTAAATGCCAATTATTTAGCACATAAATTAAAAGAACATTATAATTTACAGAAAGATACCATATTTAAACATGAATTTGTATTAGCTGGATTAAAAGATGCTCCAGAAGGAGTAACTACATTAGATGTGGCTAAAAGATTATTGGATTATGGATATCATCCACCAACAATTTATTTTCCACTTATAGTAGAAGAAGCTTTAATGACAGAACCAACAGAAACTGAAACAAAGGAAACTTTAGATGAGTTTGCAGAAGCACTTATTAAGATAGCAGAAGAAGCGAAAGAAAATCCAGAAATATTAAAAGAAGCACCCCATGATACTCCTGTAAGAAGGGTAGACGAAACAAGAGCGGCAAGAAATCCTATACTTAAATATGAAGGGTAG
- the gcvPA gene encoding aminomethyl-transferring glycine dehydrogenase subunit GcvPA, translating into MYPYIPNTKEDEQRMLEVIGVNSVEDLFSDIPEDVKLKRDLNLNSSMSELEVAKYMKKLAESNTTIDDLTCFLGAGAYDHYIPSIVGHITSRSEFYTSYTPYQAEISQGTLQYIFEYQTLICNLTGMDVSNASLYDGGTAIAEAAFMASNITRRNKIIISKTVNPEYRKVLNTYAHLQSIEVVEIEDKEGVTDLEELKKHVDAKTAAVIVQSPNFFGIIEDLEAIGEIAHSQKRTMFVTSVDPISLGILKSPGSLGADIVVGEGQPLGIPLSFGGPYLGFMATKKAHMRKLPGRIVGETIDVDGNRAFVLTLQAREQHIRREKATSNICSNQGINTLAAAVYLVTLGKKGLREVATQATQKAHYAFKQITKSGKYKPLFDKPFFKEFAVTSSIDADKINNKLLEEKILGGYSLEKEYPQYKNGILYAVTEKRTKEEIDTLSSILEGII; encoded by the coding sequence ATGTATCCTTACATCCCAAATACTAAAGAAGATGAACAGAGGATGTTGGAGGTTATAGGAGTTAATTCAGTTGAAGATTTATTTAGCGATATACCTGAGGATGTTAAATTAAAAAGAGATTTAAATCTTAATTCCTCCATGTCAGAACTAGAAGTAGCTAAATATATGAAAAAATTAGCAGAATCCAACACCACTATAGATGATTTAACTTGTTTTTTGGGTGCTGGTGCATATGATCATTATATACCTTCAATAGTAGGACATATTACCTCAAGAAGTGAATTTTATACTTCTTATACCCCATATCAAGCTGAAATAAGTCAAGGTACATTACAATATATATTTGAATACCAAACTCTTATATGTAATTTAACAGGTATGGATGTATCTAATGCTTCCTTGTATGATGGGGGAACAGCTATAGCTGAAGCAGCTTTTATGGCATCTAATATAACTAGAAGAAATAAAATAATTATATCTAAAACTGTTAACCCTGAATACAGAAAGGTTCTAAATACTTATGCTCATCTTCAAAGCATAGAAGTAGTTGAAATAGAGGACAAAGAAGGAGTAACTGACTTAGAAGAACTAAAAAAACATGTAGATGCTAAAACTGCAGCAGTAATAGTTCAAAGTCCAAACTTTTTCGGTATAATTGAAGATTTAGAAGCCATTGGAGAGATAGCTCATAGTCAAAAGAGAACTATGTTTGTAACCTCTGTAGATCCAATATCCTTAGGGATTTTAAAATCACCAGGTTCTCTAGGTGCAGATATAGTGGTAGGTGAAGGGCAACCTTTAGGGATACCACTTTCCTTTGGAGGACCATATCTTGGATTTATGGCAACTAAAAAAGCTCATATGAGAAAGTTACCTGGCAGAATAGTGGGAGAAACTATAGATGTAGATGGAAATAGAGCTTTTGTACTTACATTACAAGCAAGGGAACAGCATATTAGAAGAGAAAAAGCAACTTCTAATATATGTTCTAATCAAGGAATAAATACATTAGCTGCAGCAGTATATTTGGTTACATTAGGCAAAAAAGGGCTTAGAGAAGTAGCAACTCAAGCAACTCAAAAAGCTCATTATGCATTTAAACAAATAACTAAATCTGGCAAATACAAACCATTATTTGACAAACCTTTCTTTAAGGAATTTGCAGTAACAAGTTCCATAGATGCAGATAAGATAAATAATAAATTATTAGAAGAAAAAATACTTGGAGGTTACTCATTAGAAAAAGAATATCCCCAATATAAAAATGGAATCCTCTATGCAGTTACTGAAAAGAGGACGAAAGAGGAAATTGATACTTTAAGTTCTATATTGGAGGGGATAATATGA